A window of the Helianthus annuus cultivar XRQ/B chromosome 4, HanXRQr2.0-SUNRISE, whole genome shotgun sequence genome harbors these coding sequences:
- the LOC110933427 gene encoding extensin-like, which produces MEMDDDPDPEMQTGTPGHPISISSGSSFPGSPYHGPDSFQEKMATYDWFFTLSYHSSPAQPPLDEPQLQAVSPPPLPVEEPPQQPPELPRQWRNARMSVRGGPRFSSPRGSSSYPPIPEDPQMCGPSNAAPEIDPPPASYAPPQPPMGFDNPIPTYPSSSGYNLFENTSGYPSDYGNQDPYLTAAQYHHLYPSSYPPVYPTGYPVQDYQYPPYQQPPPPQQQQQTQEILERLDRV; this is translated from the coding sequence ATGGAAATGGACGATGATCCAGATCCGGAGATGCAGACCGGAACGCCAGGCCACCCAATAAGCATATCAAGTGGATCTTCATTTCCGGGATCACCTTACCATGGGCCCGACTCGTTTCAAGAGAAAATGGCCACTTATGATTGGTTCTTTACCCTATCATACCATAGTTCTCCAGCTCAACCTCCCTTGGATGAGCCCCAGCTTCAGGCAGTTTCACCTCCACCACTTCCTGTTGAGGAACCACCTCAGCAACCTCCCGAGCTTCCGAGACAATGGAGGAATGCACGCATGTCAGTGCGAGGAGGACCTCGTTTTAGTTCTCCTCGGGGTTCGAGTTCCTACCCTCCTATTCCAGAGGACCCCCAAATGTGTGGGCCCTCGAACGCGGCACCGGAGATTGATCCTCCGCCAGCTTCTTATGCACCACCTCAGCCGCCTATGGGTTTCGACAACCCTATCCCGACTTACCCAAGTTCTTCTGGGTATAATCTTTTTGAAAACACATCGGGATATCCATCAGACTATGGAAACCAGGATCCCTACCTTACTGCTGCTCAATACCATCATCTTTACCCCTCTTCTTACCCTCCAGTTTATCCAACTGGATACCCGGTACAGGATTATCAGTACCCGCCGTACcagcaacctcctcctccccagcagcagcagcaaactcAAGAAATCCTGGAAAGGTTGGATAGGGTTTAG
- the LOC110933428 gene encoding uncharacterized protein LOC110933428 has protein sequence MREFFAYRIQDRDNKFSLILNARRLFQQFLVDAYTMIESERLNYIRFQQTKLRCESFNSLKNVQEGGQSDLSHTGKPVILPSSFTGGSHYMMQNYLDAMALCRKYGYPDFFITITCNPKWPEMVRFIGDSSIKPEDRPDILCRLFKMKLDALIKDMKEKKIFGDINAVVYTVEFQKRGLPHAHICLFMKADHKLPTVEHIDPFISAEIPDKNEDLELYSLVSDFMIHGPCGHANLKCPCMVGNRCSKNFPKRFMEATSIDSDGFPIYRRRDSGHTVVKKGVTLDNRSVVPYNKRLLKRYQAHINVEWCNQAGSIKYLFKYINKGPDRATVAVVDSDKGTEEEIPKDEIKEYYDARYVSACEASWRIFANEVHYRYPSVMRLPFHLPDQQNVVFSGEDDIEDVLNKPQVNSSIFLGWMNMNNNDSEPEARELTYVEFPGKYVWKLKDRCWQPRKTHVSVGRIYSVSPSLGEAYFLRILLTKVRGPRSFEEIRTYDGVVYPTFRDACYARGLLDDDNEYIECIKEASFTGNGNYLRCLFGTLLLSNTLSRPEVVWDKTWEFLSEDILYNMRKDTDIRGLVVSDERIKNITLSKIEKYLLRNGSSLRRFSPMLVPDDEYVIHESNRLINEELSWDTDQLSAEFNNLHSSLNDDQRAVFNEIMDAVRSGNGGVFLCTVTVVQIVINVASSGIASLLLSRGRTAHSRFHIPINLNEDSVCHIKPNTEIANLLNEAKLIIWDEAPMVHKHAFEALDRTLKDVLSVGDSRNSEIPFGGKAIVFGGDFRQILPVVQNGSRQDIVHASLCSSYIWSSCKVLKLTRNMRLSVGASISNIQEIHEFAKWLLEVGEGNVGDGNDGEATIEIPNDLLITDSTDPIQSLIDFVYPSVLDRFKDRDYFSERAILAPKNEVVHGINDRLLALFPGEEVEYLSSDSICPTEEINDPLHQDLYNPEVLNSVKVSGLPNHRLVLKLGVPVMLLRNIDQQNGLCNGTRLQITRLGKRVIEAEILSGGNVGLRTYIPRINMIPSDKKIPFKFQRRQFPITVCFAMTINKSQGQSLSRVGLYLRDPVFSHGQLYVVLSRVKTKDGVKLLIFDKDGRPTNKTTNVVYKEIFGNL, from the exons ATGAGAGAGTTTTTTGCTTATAGGATTCAGGATAGGGACAACAAGTTCTCTTTAATCCTTAATGCCAGGAGGTTGTTTCAGCAGTTTTTAGTCGACGCATACACAATGATCGAAAGTGAGCGGCTAAACTACATACGGTTTCAGCAAACAAAATTAAGATGTGAATCGTTTAACAGTCTTAAAAATGTTCAAGAAGGTGGCCAGAGTGATTTGTCTCATACAGGAAAACCTGTTATATTACCGTCATCGTTTACAGGTGGATCTCACTATATGATGCAAAACTACCTGGATGCTATGGCTTTATGTAGGAAGTATGGGTATCCCGATTTCTTTATAACAATTACATGTAATCCAAAATGGCCTGAAATGGTAAGGTTTATCGGTGACTCATCAATTAAGCCAGAAGACAGACCTGACATTCTTTGTCGATTGTTTAAGATGAAACTTGATGCATTAATAAAAGACATGAAGgaaaaaaagatttttggtgaTATTAATGCAG TTGTTTATACTGTCGAGTTTCAAAAACGTGGTTTGCCACATGCGCATATATGCTTATTTATGAAAGCTGATCATAAGCTTCCTACTGTTGAACACATCGATCCATTTATCTCAGCTGAGATTCCTGATAAGAATGAAGATCTTGAATTGTATTCTCTTGTGAGTGACTTTATGATTCATGGTCCTTGTGGACACGCTAATTTGAAATGTCCATGCATGGTAGGCAACCGTTGTTCTAAAAATTTTCCAAAGAGGTTTATGGAAGCTACTTCCATTGATTCAGATGGATTTCCCATTTATAGAAGAAGAGATTCGGGTCACACAGTTGTGAAGAAAGGTGTTACATTGGACAACAGGAGCGTCGTTCCATACAACAAAAGGCTTCTTAAAAGATATCAGGCACACATCAATGTCGAGTGGTGCAATCAGGCTGGTTCaattaaatatttgtttaaatacaTTAATAAAGGACCAGACAGAGCGACTGTTGCTGTTGTTGATTCAGATAAAGGAACTGAAGAGGAGATCCCCAAAGATGAAATTAAAGAATATTATGATGCTAGATATGTTTCCGCATGCGAAGCAAGCTGGAGAATATTTGCCAATGAGGTTCATTATAGGTATCCGTCTGTTATGAGATTACCTTTTCATCTTCCAGACCAACAAAATGTTGTATTCAGTGGTGAAGATGATATCGAAGATGTCCTAAACAAACCTCAAGTAAATTCCTCAATTTTTCTAGGATGGATGAACATGAACAACAACGATTCTGAACCTGAAGCAAGGGAACTTACTTATGTTGAGTTTCCAGGAAAATATGTCTGGAAGTTAAAGGATCGGTGTTGGCAGCCGCGTAAAACTCATGTTTCAGTTGGGAGAATTTATTCTGTGTCTCCTTCTCTTGGTGAGGCTTATTTCCTAAGAATTCTTCTAACTAAGGTTAGAGGACCACGATCCTTTGAAGAAATCCGAACCTATGATGGTGTTGTCTATCCTACCTTTAGAGATGCGTGTTATGCACGTGGGCTGTTAGACGATGACAATGAATATATTGAGTGTATTAAAGAAGCCAGTTTCACAGGAAATGGTAATTATCTGCGTTGTTTATTTGGTACACTACTATTGTCTAATACGCTATCAAGACCTGAAGTTGTTTGGGATAAGACGTGGGAGTTTTTGTCCGAAGACATTTTATACAATATGCGGAAGGATACTGACATTAGAG GATTGGTTGTTTCAGACGAACGTATAAAGAATATAACGTTgtctaaaattgaaaaatatcttCTTCGTAATGGTTCAAGTTTGCGCAGATTCTCACCAATGCTTGTTCCTGACGATGAGTATGTAATACACGAGAGCAACCGTCTAATAAACGAGGAGCTTTCTTGGGACACTGATCAACTTAGTGCTGAGTTCAATAATCTTCACAGCTCTTTAAATGATGATCAAAGAGCAGTGTTTAACGAGATTATGGATGCTGTTCGAAGTGGGAATGGTGGTGTTTTTTTGTGTACGGTTACGGTGGTACAG ATTGTTATTAATGTTGCTTCAAGTGGTATTGCATCATTGTTGTTGTCACGAGGTCGTACGGCTCATTCACGATTTCATATTCCAATTAATCTTAATGAAGATTCGGTTTGCCATATTAAACCTAATACTGAAATCGCTAATCTTCTAAACGAAGCCAAGTTGATTATTTGGGATGAAGCGCCAATGGTACACAAACATGCTTTTGAGGCTCTTGACCGTACATTGAAGGATGTTTTGAGTGTTGGTGATTCACGAAATTCTGAAATTCCATTTGGTGGAAAGGCTATTGTCTTTGGTGGTGACTTTAGACAAATCCTACCGGTTGTTCAAAATGGAAGCAGGCAAGACATCGTACACGCCTCTTTATGTTCATCCTACATTTGGTCGAGTTGCAAGGTGTTAAAATTGACAAGGAACATGCGTTTATCTGTTGGAGCCAGTATCTCAAACATACAGGAGATACACGAGTTTGCTAAATGGCTTCTTGAAGTTGGCGAAGGCAATGTTGGTGATGGTAACGATGGCGAGGCAACTATAGAAATACCAAACGATCTTTTAATAACTGATTCAACTGATCCAATTCAAAGTTTGATCGACTTTGTATATCCTTCAGTTCTTGACCGTTTTAAAGATCGAGACTACTTTTCTGAAAGAGCCATACTCGCTCCTAAGAATGAAGTTGTTCATGGTATCAATGATCGTTTGCTTGCATTGTTTCCTGGTGAAGAAGTAGAGTATCTTAGCTCGGATAGTATATGCCCGACTGAGGAAATCAATGATCCATTACACCAAGATTTATATAATCCTGAGGTTTTAAACAGTGTGAAGGTTTCAGGATTACCAAATCATAGATTGGTATTAAAGTTGGGTGTTCCAGTGATGCTTTTGAGGAATATTGATCAGCAAAACGGTTTATGTAATGGTACGCGTCTTCAAATTACACGTCTTGGTAAACGTGTTATCGAGGCTGAGATATTATCGGGAGGTAATGTTGGTTTAAGAACTTACATTCCAAGAATTAACATGATACCGTCTGACAAGAAAATACCCTTCAAGTTTCAACGGAGGCAGTTTCCAATAACCGTATGCTTTGCGATGACTATTAACAAAAGTCAAGGACAATCTCTATCAAGAGTCGGTCTTTACTTGAGAGACCCTGTATTTTCACATGGCCAATTGTATGTTGTGTTGTCGAGAGTGAAGACTAAAGATGGCGTCAAGCTTTTAATATTTGACAAGGATGGGAGGCCGACAAATAAAACGACGAACGTAGTTTACAAAGAGATCTTTGGGAATTTGTAG
- the LOC110936462 gene encoding transmembrane emp24 domain-containing protein p24delta3, whose translation MAASWSYRAIIALTWWCITTTITQAIWLDLPDSGTKCVSEDIHNNVVVLADYALINNGEDSHLHPSATISVKVTSPYGNNLHHKENVTHGQFAFTTTESGNYLACFWADGNNRAGNRLSVSLDWRVGIAAKDWDAVAKKEKIEGVEFELTKLEGAVEAIHENLIYLKNREAEMRQVSEKTNARVAWFSIMSLGVCIGASVLQVWYLKRFFHKKKLI comes from the exons ATGGCGGCAAGCTGGAGCTACAGAGCTATTATCGCTCTCACATGGTGGTGCATCACCACAACCATAACACAAGCTATCTGGCTAGACCTACCTGATTCAGGAACAAAGTGTGTATCAGAAGATATTCACAACAACGTCGTCGTTCTCGCTGATTACGCACTGATTAACAATGGAGAGGACTCGCATCTTCACCCTAGCGCCACGATTTCCGTCAAG GTAACCTCGCCATACGGAAACAATCTACATCATAAAGAGAACGTGACTCATGGTCAATTTGCATTTACAACTACGGAATCTGGCAACTACTTGGCATGTTTTTGGGCAGACGGGAATAATCGTGCTGGTAATCGTCTTTCCGTTAGTCTTGATTGGAGAGTTGGTATTGCTGCAAAAGATTGGGACGCTGTTGCAAAGAAAGAGAAGATTGAG GGTGTCGAATTTGAACTGACAAAACTTGAAGGTGCTGTGGAAGCTATCCATGAAAATTTGATCTATTTGAAGAATAG GGAGGCAGAGATGAGGCAAGTGAGTGAAAAGACGAACGCACGTGTGGCTTGGTTTAGCATCATGTCTCTTGGCGTGTGCATTGGAGCTTCGGTTTTGCAGGTATGGTACTTGAAGCGATTCTTCCACAAGaagaaacttatttga